The Uruburuella testudinis genome window below encodes:
- the ribF gene encoding bifunctional riboflavin kinase/FAD synthetase → MKVWFGQTQAPHFPQGAAVTIGNFDGVHLGHRHILQRLQQEAKSRGLAAVAVVFEPQPQEFFARKFGREQPYRLSPLRSKLQLLRDTGCLDAVWVLRFNQAFADIAAQEFIERLLCKHLNTQYLLIGDDFRFGAGREGDFEMLQNHRGMITERTPSVMVENIRASSTAIRQALSDGNLAYAQKLLGHDYLLSGHVKHGAKLGRTIGCPTANVQLAQHHYALSGVFVVEAEGAFGRKRGVASFGFNPTVSATRRQKLEVHLFDFDGDLYGQRIRVRFLHKLRDEEKFDSIEALKQQIWADMDAARNWAEA, encoded by the coding sequence ATGAAAGTTTGGTTCGGGCAAACGCAAGCCCCCCATTTTCCGCAAGGCGCCGCGGTAACCATCGGCAATTTCGACGGTGTGCATCTCGGCCACCGCCATATTTTGCAACGTTTGCAACAAGAGGCCAAAAGCCGCGGCCTGGCGGCGGTGGCGGTGGTGTTCGAACCGCAGCCGCAGGAATTTTTCGCCCGCAAGTTTGGTCGCGAGCAGCCCTACCGCTTAAGCCCCTTACGCAGCAAATTACAGCTTCTGCGCGACACCGGCTGCCTGGATGCAGTGTGGGTGCTGCGTTTCAATCAGGCGTTTGCCGATATTGCCGCGCAGGAATTTATCGAGCGCTTGTTGTGTAAACATCTTAATACCCAATATCTGCTGATTGGCGACGATTTCCGTTTCGGCGCCGGGCGCGAGGGCGATTTCGAGATGCTGCAAAACCACCGCGGTATGATAACCGAGCGCACGCCTTCGGTGATGGTGGAAAACATCCGCGCCAGCAGCACCGCCATCCGTCAAGCGCTTTCAGACGGCAATTTGGCCTATGCACAAAAGCTGCTCGGTCATGATTATCTGCTCAGCGGCCATGTGAAACACGGTGCCAAACTGGGGCGCACCATCGGCTGCCCGACTGCCAATGTGCAATTGGCACAGCACCACTATGCGTTAAGCGGTGTGTTTGTGGTGGAAGCAGAGGGCGCATTCGGCCGCAAACGCGGCGTGGCCAGCTTCGGCTTCAATCCCACCGTATCGGCCACGCGCAGGCAGAAGTTGGAAGTGCACCTGTTTGATTTTGATGGGGATTTATACGGGCAGCGTATCCGTGTACGCTTTTTGCACAAATTGCGCGATGAAGAAAAATTCGACAGCATCGAAGCGCTCAAGCAGCAGATTTGGGCAGATATGGATGCCGCGCGCAATTGGGCGGAGGCGTAA
- a CDS encoding amino acid ABC transporter permease, which produces MDFRFDIIYEYRQMFFYGALTTLGLTVAATLGGTVLGLFGALARIIRFEKGNAFTHALAWLLRTASLVYVTLFRGTPLFVQIFIWYFIWAVALINPADGWLISGDLAVELRRNYGALIAGTLALTVNAGAYITEIVRAGIQSIDRGQIEAARSLGLTYPQAMRHVILPQAFRRMLPPLANEFITLLKDSSLLSAIAVAELAYVQRTISGRYSIYEEPLYTIALIYLAMTMCLSWLFSWLEKRYNTAQR; this is translated from the coding sequence ATGGATTTTCGTTTCGACATCATTTATGAATACCGCCAAATGTTTTTCTACGGCGCACTCACCACCCTGGGGCTGACGGTGGCTGCCACGCTGGGCGGCACCGTGTTGGGATTGTTCGGCGCGCTGGCACGCATTATCCGCTTTGAAAAAGGCAACGCATTTACCCATGCGCTGGCCTGGCTGCTGCGTACCGCTTCGTTGGTTTATGTTACCTTGTTCCGCGGCACGCCCTTGTTTGTGCAGATTTTCATCTGGTATTTCATTTGGGCGGTGGCGCTGATCAACCCGGCCGACGGCTGGCTGATCAGCGGTGATCTGGCGGTGGAGCTGCGCCGCAACTACGGCGCTCTAATCGCCGGCACACTGGCGCTGACGGTTAACGCCGGTGCTTATATCACCGAAATCGTCCGCGCCGGCATTCAGTCGATCGACCGTGGCCAAATCGAAGCCGCCCGCTCGCTCGGCCTCACCTATCCGCAGGCCATGCGCCATGTGATTCTGCCGCAGGCCTTCCGCCGTATGCTGCCGCCGCTGGCCAACGAGTTTATTACGCTGCTGAAAGACAGCTCGCTGCTCTCCGCCATCGCCGTGGCCGAGCTGGCCTATGTGCAGCGCACCATTTCCGGCCGCTATTCGATTTATGAAGAGCCGCTCTACACCATCGCACTGATTTACCTGGCCATGACCATGTGCCTGAGCTGGCTGTTTTCATGGCTGGAAAAACGCTACAACACCGCGCAACGTTAA
- a CDS encoding TolC family protein produces MKATSFFQTASSLAAVAVLSGCAVNHQADASLSLEATGQVMPATETAERYDINGDWWQIYQSSELNALITQALTNNTDLRQAAINVNKALYQANILGANLVPNFNGSLGASTSQNLKSGHSNNTFSSQLGLSYELDLWQKLNAQADAQVWEYQATRQDLANTRLTLINNVADAYFNIAYINEAIDLTEKSIKQYQEIDRIAQAKYRYGKVSSVEPTQAGQSLLAAQNNLLSLQNSRDALIQTLRNLLNLKPDEAMAADPGGYRLLPVKGVDLNVPISVLANRPDLRAAEYRLQSALRSVDAQKRSWYPGITLGASLSTSSNKARTAFDIPLLGGSAQINLPFLNWQTLKWEDKNAEANFDSAKLSFEQALTTALNEVNTNYLQYRRAQETLANVQTRYTLDQKNSRYYRVRYQYGKNELKDWLEALNSEYSSAQTVLNQRYEALRYENMVYKAMAGRYTPKTD; encoded by the coding sequence ATGAAAGCAACTTCTTTTTTTCAGACGGCCTCAAGCTTGGCTGCGGTTGCCGTATTGAGCGGCTGTGCGGTCAACCATCAAGCCGATGCAAGCCTCAGCCTGGAAGCCACCGGCCAAGTGATGCCGGCCACCGAAACTGCCGAACGTTATGATATTAACGGCGACTGGTGGCAGATTTACCAAAGCAGCGAATTAAACGCATTGATTACCCAGGCGCTGACCAACAACACAGATTTGCGCCAAGCCGCCATTAATGTCAACAAAGCACTCTATCAAGCCAATATTCTGGGCGCCAATCTGGTGCCGAATTTTAACGGCTCGTTGGGTGCCTCCACTTCACAAAATCTGAAAAGCGGGCACAGCAACAACACCTTCAGCAGCCAGCTCGGTTTGAGCTACGAGCTGGATTTGTGGCAAAAACTCAACGCCCAAGCCGATGCGCAAGTGTGGGAATATCAGGCCACCCGCCAAGATTTGGCCAACACCCGCCTGACCCTGATCAACAATGTGGCCGATGCTTATTTCAATATTGCCTATATCAATGAAGCCATTGATTTAACTGAAAAATCTATCAAGCAGTATCAGGAAATCGACCGCATCGCACAGGCCAAATACCGCTACGGCAAAGTATCGTCCGTCGAGCCAACCCAAGCCGGCCAATCACTGCTGGCCGCACAAAACAACTTGCTTTCACTGCAAAACAGCCGCGATGCGCTGATACAGACCCTGCGCAACCTGCTCAACCTCAAACCGGATGAGGCGATGGCCGCGGACCCCGGCGGATACCGTTTATTGCCGGTAAAAGGGGTTGATCTCAACGTGCCGATTTCGGTGCTGGCCAACCGCCCCGATTTGCGCGCCGCCGAATACCGCCTGCAATCGGCCTTGCGCAGCGTGGATGCACAAAAACGCAGCTGGTATCCCGGCATCACCTTGGGCGCCAGCTTGAGTACGTCTTCAAACAAAGCACGAACCGCGTTTGATATCCCCTTGTTGGGCGGTTCCGCGCAAATCAACCTGCCGTTTCTTAATTGGCAGACGCTGAAGTGGGAAGACAAAAACGCCGAAGCCAATTTCGACAGCGCCAAATTAAGCTTTGAGCAAGCCTTAACCACCGCGCTGAATGAAGTGAACACCAATTATCTGCAATACCGGCGCGCGCAAGAAACCCTGGCCAATGTGCAAACCCGCTATACGCTCGATCAGAAAAACAGCCGCTACTACCGAGTGCGCTACCAATACGGTAAAAACGAGCTGAAAGACTGGCTCGAAGCGCTCAACAGCGAATACAGCTCCGCCCAAACCGTGCTCAACCAGCGCTACGAAGCGTTGCGTTATGAAAATATGGTCTATAAAGCCATGGCCGGGCGCTATACGCCGAAAACCGATTGA
- a CDS encoding MacB family efflux pump subunit: protein MSLIECKNINRYFGSGDSRVHVLKDISLTIEKGDFVAIIGQSGSGKSTLMNILGCLDTATSGSYRIDGTETAAMEADELAGLRRKRFGFIFQRYNLLSALNARDNVALPSVYAGVEHDERVKRADQLLHDLGLAGKEANKPSELSGGQQQRVSIARALMNGGEIILADEPTGALDTESGANVMQIIHDLHAQGHTVILVTHDPGIAANANRVIELRDGEIIADSSKNTEIKPSRVESIQEHISWSFYKDQALESFRMSVQAILAHKMRSLLTMLGIIIGIASVVSVVALGRGSQEKILEDINAMGTNTISIYPGRGFGDRRSGRIKTLTINDAEVISKQSYVESATPMTSGSGTLTYRSTDLTAQLYGAGDQYFDVRGIKLKEGRFYDAADVKNAAQVVVIDENTQKQLFGQGTNPLGQTILFQKRPLQVIGITVTDNSGFGSSDQLQLWAPYTTVMQKITGERYISSITVKVKDDVGSQVAEQNLKDLLIARHGSEDFFMRNTDSIKQTIESTTDTMTLLISCIALISLIVGGIGVMNIMLVSVTERTKEIGVRMAIGARQLNILQQFLIEAVLICLIGGLVGVLLSYAISLLFNAFASSFAMSFSTLSIVAAVACSTVIGVAFGFMPAKRASQLNPIDALAHD, encoded by the coding sequence ATGAGTTTAATCGAATGTAAAAACATCAACCGCTATTTCGGCAGCGGCGACAGCCGGGTGCATGTGTTGAAAGACATCAGCCTCACCATCGAAAAAGGCGATTTTGTGGCCATTATCGGCCAATCCGGCTCGGGCAAGTCCACGCTGATGAACATCCTCGGCTGCCTCGACACCGCCACTTCCGGCTCCTACCGGATCGACGGCACCGAAACCGCAGCAATGGAAGCCGATGAGCTGGCCGGTTTGCGCCGCAAACGTTTCGGCTTTATCTTTCAGCGCTATAATCTGCTCAGCGCCCTGAATGCCCGCGACAATGTGGCGCTGCCCTCGGTTTATGCCGGCGTGGAGCATGACGAGCGTGTGAAACGCGCCGATCAGCTGCTGCACGATTTGGGCTTGGCGGGCAAAGAAGCCAACAAACCCAGCGAGCTTTCAGGCGGCCAGCAGCAGCGGGTAAGTATTGCCCGCGCACTGATGAACGGCGGCGAAATCATTCTTGCCGACGAGCCGACCGGTGCGCTCGATACCGAAAGCGGTGCCAATGTGATGCAGATTATTCATGATTTGCATGCACAGGGGCATACCGTGATTTTGGTCACCCACGACCCGGGCATTGCCGCCAATGCCAACCGGGTGATTGAGCTGCGCGATGGCGAAATCATTGCCGACAGCAGTAAAAACACCGAAATCAAGCCCAGCCGGGTAGAAAGCATTCAAGAGCATATTTCCTGGTCTTTTTATAAAGATCAGGCGTTGGAATCGTTCCGAATGTCGGTGCAGGCGATTTTGGCACACAAAATGCGCTCGCTGTTGACCATGCTCGGCATTATTATCGGCATCGCATCGGTGGTGTCGGTGGTGGCATTGGGGCGCGGTTCGCAAGAAAAAATTCTGGAAGACATCAATGCAATGGGCACCAACACCATCAGCATCTACCCCGGGCGGGGCTTTGGCGACCGGCGTTCCGGCCGCATCAAAACGCTCACCATCAACGATGCCGAAGTGATTTCCAAACAAAGCTATGTGGAGAGCGCCACCCCGATGACTTCGGGCAGCGGCACGCTCACTTACCGCAGCACCGACCTGACCGCCCAGCTTTACGGCGCCGGCGACCAATATTTTGATGTGCGCGGTATCAAGCTGAAAGAAGGGCGGTTTTACGATGCGGCCGATGTCAAAAATGCGGCGCAAGTGGTGGTGATTGATGAAAACACCCAAAAGCAGCTTTTCGGCCAAGGCACCAACCCCTTGGGGCAAACCATTTTATTTCAAAAACGGCCGTTGCAGGTTATCGGCATTACGGTAACCGATAACAGCGGCTTCGGCAGCAGCGACCAATTGCAGCTTTGGGCGCCTTACACCACCGTGATGCAGAAAATTACCGGCGAGCGCTATATCAGCTCGATTACCGTAAAAGTAAAAGACGATGTCGGTTCGCAAGTGGCCGAGCAAAATTTAAAAGACCTGCTGATTGCCCGCCACGGCAGCGAAGATTTCTTTATGCGCAACACCGACAGCATCAAGCAAACCATTGAAAGCACCACCGACACCATGACCCTGCTGATTTCCTGTATTGCCTTGATTTCATTGATTGTAGGCGGTATCGGCGTGATGAACATCATGCTGGTGTCGGTGACTGAGCGCACCAAAGAAATCGGCGTGCGTATGGCGATTGGCGCACGCCAGCTCAACATCTTGCAGCAGTTTTTGATTGAAGCGGTGTTGATCTGCCTGATCGGCGGCCTGGTGGGTGTGTTGCTGTCGTATGCCATCAGCTTGCTGTTTAATGCTTTTGCCAGCAGCTTTGCCATGTCGTTTTCGACCTTATCGATTGTTGCGGCCGTGGCCTGCTCAACCGTTATCGGCGTAGCTTTCGGCTTTATGCCGGCCAAACGCGCTTCGCAACTGAACCCGATTGATGCATTGGCACACGATTAA
- a CDS encoding efflux RND transporter periplasmic adaptor subunit: protein MKKAIKWIIILLLVLAVALGLWWWLKPKNEVTYLTEPVTRSDIRQTVSATGEISAAQLVDVGAQASGQIKKLYVKIGQQVKQGDMIADIDSTTQVNTLNTNKAQLETYQAQLVSAQIALKSADIKHKREQALWAADATSKQELEDAENTLASAKASVAQLKSSIKQTQIAINTAEADLGYTRITAPMDGTVVSIVVEQGQTVNANQTTPTIVQIADLSQMLNKMQIAEGDANKVKAGLPVSFTTLSQPDRVRETTLDSIDPGLTTMSKGSYTTSTDTTESAIYYYARAFVPNEDQSLYIGMTTENTIVINQAEKVLSVPTLAIKQQGGKKYVRVLGEKNAVTEKTVTTGLSDGMSTEVKSGLSEGEKVIVSELAAGAASNSVGRGMGRPPM, encoded by the coding sequence ATGAAAAAAGCGATTAAGTGGATAATCATCCTGCTGCTGGTGCTTGCCGTGGCTTTGGGTTTATGGTGGTGGTTGAAGCCGAAAAACGAAGTCACTTATCTTACCGAGCCGGTAACACGCAGCGATATACGCCAAACTGTGAGCGCCACCGGCGAGATTTCCGCCGCCCAGCTGGTAGACGTGGGCGCGCAGGCTTCCGGTCAGATTAAAAAGCTGTATGTGAAAATCGGCCAGCAGGTCAAGCAGGGCGATATGATTGCCGATATTGATTCCACCACGCAGGTAAATACGCTCAATACCAATAAAGCACAACTGGAAACCTATCAGGCGCAGCTGGTTTCAGCGCAAATCGCCCTGAAATCGGCCGACATCAAACACAAGCGCGAACAAGCCTTGTGGGCCGCAGATGCCACTTCGAAACAAGAGCTGGAAGATGCGGAAAACACATTAGCGTCGGCCAAGGCTTCGGTGGCGCAGTTGAAATCTTCTATCAAACAAACCCAAATCGCCATCAACACGGCCGAGGCTGATTTGGGCTACACCCGCATCACCGCGCCGATGGACGGCACCGTGGTATCGATTGTGGTGGAGCAGGGGCAAACCGTAAACGCCAACCAAACCACGCCGACCATCGTGCAGATTGCCGACTTGAGCCAAATGCTGAATAAGATGCAGATTGCCGAGGGCGATGCCAATAAAGTGAAAGCCGGTTTGCCGGTCAGCTTCACCACCTTGTCGCAACCCGACCGAGTGCGCGAAACCACGCTTGATTCTATCGATCCGGGGCTGACCACCATGTCGAAAGGCAGCTACACCACCAGCACCGACACCACCGAATCGGCCATTTATTACTATGCCCGTGCTTTTGTGCCGAATGAAGACCAATCGCTCTATATCGGCATGACCACCGAAAATACCATTGTGATTAACCAAGCGGAGAAAGTGTTGTCGGTGCCCACGCTGGCCATCAAGCAGCAGGGCGGCAAAAAATATGTGCGTGTTTTGGGTGAGAAAAACGCCGTAACCGAAAAAACCGTTACCACCGGCTTGAGCGACGGCATGTCTACCGAAGTCAAATCAGGCTTGAGCGAAGGGGAAAAAGTGATTGTTTCCGAATTGGCCGCCGGAGCCGCCAGCAATTCAGTAGGCCGCGGCATGGGCCGCCCGCCGATGTAG
- a CDS encoding type IV pilin protein, translating into MKHLQQGFTLAELMIVVLVLAILATIAYPSYDTYIRNARMENARADLLANAQMLERFYAQNHTFPTHSADNDFQLKTNEYFDIALIPQSASAAARGYTLQATPNERNRNEAHTLRLDDNGVLTVCNANNHCQTK; encoded by the coding sequence ATGAAACATCTCCAACAAGGCTTCACTTTGGCCGAATTAATGATTGTGGTGCTGGTGCTGGCTATTTTGGCCACCATCGCCTACCCCAGTTACGACACCTACATACGCAACGCCCGTATGGAAAACGCCCGTGCCGATTTGCTGGCCAACGCCCAAATGTTGGAGCGCTTTTATGCACAAAACCACACCTTTCCCACCCACAGCGCCGATAACGATTTTCAATTGAAAACCAACGAATATTTCGACATCGCCCTAATTCCCCAAAGCGCCTCTGCCGCCGCACGCGGCTATACGCTGCAAGCCACGCCCAACGAGCGCAACCGCAACGAAGCCCACACCTTGCGCTTGGACGATAACGGCGTGCTGACTGTCTGCAATGCAAACAACCATTGCCAAACCAAATAA
- a CDS encoding type IV pilin protein, whose translation MFQPLFRQQGFTLLQLLLAVALLAILATAAWPAYEKHIRRTELQAARTALLENAHFMERFYQQHRSFKQTSTTWPALPVGATDAFCIRPQGLARGALDGKFTLKAVAFNQNREPRTIKINEALTTIICETTTSSCDDDNSYFTGGSTVDKKCTVFR comes from the coding sequence ATGTTTCAACCACTATTCAGGCAGCAAGGCTTTACTTTGCTGCAACTGCTGCTTGCCGTCGCTCTGTTGGCCATTCTCGCCACCGCCGCTTGGCCGGCTTATGAAAAGCATATCCGCCGCACCGAATTACAGGCGGCGCGCACGGCTTTATTGGAAAACGCCCATTTTATGGAACGTTTTTACCAGCAGCACCGCTCTTTCAAACAAACCTCCACCACCTGGCCCGCACTGCCCGTCGGCGCTACCGATGCCTTCTGCATCCGCCCGCAAGGCCTTGCCCGCGGTGCGCTGGACGGAAAATTCACCTTAAAAGCCGTAGCCTTTAATCAAAACCGGGAACCGCGCACCATCAAAATCAACGAAGCCCTAACCACCATCATCTGCGAAACCACCACCAGCAGTTGCGATGACGACAATAGCTACTTTACAGGCGGCAGCACCGTGGATAAAAAATGCACGGTATTCAGATAA
- a CDS encoding EamA family transporter, with product MNLKDSLLALTVIAVWGVNFFFMKIALDEVSPMVLGMLRFALILLPAVFLLKRPAVPWYWLAAYGATISFGQFSLMFTALSLGMPTGLAALLLQGQVFFTVFLAAVFFREPVQPNHLLGIVGAAAGLLLIGVGQYRGSVPLLAMWPVLGAAACWAAGNIVVKYIGRVNALSLVVWGNISALLLFGVCAFWFYGAEGVQAQLAGLSWRGIAGVVFLAYVASLVGYAGWGGLLSRYPAAQITPLALLVPVVALLVARVWLNEEMNGWHWSGVIVVMAALLIHVFGGRYRGRLKTGLPK from the coding sequence ATGAACCTGAAAGACAGCCTGCTGGCGCTGACCGTGATTGCGGTGTGGGGCGTTAATTTCTTTTTTATGAAAATCGCGCTCGATGAAGTGTCGCCCATGGTATTGGGCATGCTGCGTTTTGCCTTGATTTTGCTGCCGGCGGTTTTTCTGCTCAAACGCCCGGCCGTGCCGTGGTATTGGCTGGCGGCTTATGGTGCCACCATCAGTTTCGGCCAATTCAGCCTGATGTTTACTGCATTATCGTTGGGCATGCCCACCGGTTTGGCGGCGCTGCTGCTGCAAGGTCAGGTGTTTTTTACCGTATTTCTGGCTGCCGTTTTTTTCCGCGAGCCGGTGCAGCCCAACCATTTGCTGGGCATTGTGGGCGCAGCAGCAGGCTTGCTGCTGATCGGCGTAGGGCAATATCGGGGTTCGGTGCCGCTGCTGGCGATGTGGCCGGTTTTAGGTGCGGCGGCCTGCTGGGCCGCGGGCAATATCGTGGTGAAATACATCGGCAGAGTAAATGCGCTGTCGCTGGTGGTGTGGGGCAATATTTCGGCGCTGCTGCTGTTTGGCGTGTGCGCATTTTGGTTTTACGGCGCAGAAGGCGTGCAGGCACAATTAGCGGGATTGAGTTGGCGCGGTATCGCCGGGGTGGTGTTTCTGGCTTATGTGGCCAGCTTGGTCGGCTATGCCGGCTGGGGCGGGCTGCTTTCACGCTATCCGGCCGCCCAAATCACACCCTTAGCCTTGCTCGTGCCCGTGGTGGCCTTGCTGGTTGCCCGGGTGTGGCTCAATGAAGAGATGAACGGCTGGCATTGGAGCGGTGTTATCGTAGTGATGGCGGCTTTGCTGATACATGTGTTCGGCGGCAGATATCGAGGCCGTCTGAAAACCGGTTTGCCGAAATAG
- a CDS encoding ureidoglycolate lyase has product MNVLHIEPLTKAAFAPFGDVLEIEGSHWFHINNGTTERYHRLADVQIDGADGRPVISLARGDAFHAPLKIAMLERHPLGSQAWIPFNRTPFIVVVAPDGANGRPDTTKMRAFYAAGHQGVNYHLGTWHHPLMSFGTRGEFIVVDRAGTAANCDEVFFEQSWQIAGLPE; this is encoded by the coding sequence ATGAATGTTTTACATATCGAACCACTGACCAAGGCGGCATTTGCGCCCTTTGGCGATGTGCTTGAAATCGAAGGCAGCCATTGGTTTCACATCAACAACGGCACCACCGAACGCTACCACCGCTTGGCCGATGTGCAGATCGACGGTGCCGACGGCCGGCCGGTGATCAGTCTGGCGCGCGGCGATGCCTTTCACGCGCCGCTCAAAATTGCCATGCTGGAGCGCCATCCGCTCGGTTCGCAGGCGTGGATTCCGTTTAACCGCACACCGTTTATCGTGGTGGTGGCACCTGATGGAGCAAACGGCCGGCCCGACACCACCAAGATGCGTGCATTTTATGCGGCAGGGCATCAGGGCGTGAATTATCATTTGGGCACTTGGCACCATCCGTTGATGAGCTTTGGTACACGCGGGGAATTTATTGTGGTCGACAGGGCGGGCACGGCGGCCAATTGCGATGAAGTTTTTTTCGAACAAAGCTGGCAGATTGCCGGTTTGCCGGAATAA
- a CDS encoding LysE family translocator has protein sequence MSSWAEFLLWLGVVFPLVFSAGPGNVLCAVCGAANGFRQSVPFILGLDLVYSAYALLAGFGLAAVVQRYPAVMLAVQLAGAAYVAWLGIKMLRRTHVAKKQAAKPLRFIDGVISQALNVKGITIILTMYSQFLNPDEPLPYQVLSLSAALLALNLLTHFTWAYGGAWIAEKFASDAAVQTQGRVFGSMLVAIALWLLYRALG, from the coding sequence ATGAGCTCGTGGGCGGAATTTTTATTGTGGCTGGGCGTGGTGTTTCCGCTGGTGTTCAGCGCCGGGCCGGGTAATGTGTTGTGTGCGGTTTGCGGTGCGGCCAACGGTTTCCGGCAGTCGGTGCCGTTTATACTCGGGCTGGATTTGGTCTATAGCGCTTATGCGCTGTTGGCCGGCTTCGGGCTGGCGGCGGTGGTGCAGCGCTATCCTGCGGTGATGCTGGCGGTGCAACTGGCCGGTGCGGCTTATGTGGCGTGGCTGGGCATCAAAATGCTGCGGCGCACCCATGTGGCGAAAAAGCAGGCGGCAAAGCCTTTGCGCTTTATTGACGGCGTGATTTCGCAGGCGCTGAATGTGAAAGGCATCACCATCATTCTGACCATGTATTCGCAATTTCTCAACCCCGATGAGCCGTTGCCGTATCAGGTGCTTTCATTGAGTGCGGCTTTGCTGGCGCTTAATCTGCTGACCCATTTTACTTGGGCTTACGGCGGGGCGTGGATTGCAGAAAAATTCGCTTCCGATGCCGCGGTGCAGACACAAGGCCGCGTGTTCGGCAGCATGTTGGTGGCGATTGCGCTGTGGCTGCTGTATCGGGCGCTGGGATAA
- the alc gene encoding allantoicase produces the protein MSQTYLPDGHIVQAKAVELPDFATRFVNLAAADFGAEVLNCSDQWFAAAERMLQSAPPVFVVGKFDDHGKWMDGWETRRKRYEGYDYAVVKLGLPGVIRGVDIDTSHFTGNFPPAASLEACRCEGMPSENTKWQTIVPSVALQGDSHCFTAVDDNREWTHVRLNIYPDGGVARLRVYGLPKVDWRALPQDELYETSAVANGGRIVAVSNAHYGVPFRLNMPGRGVNMGDGWETARRRVPGNEWCIIELGCRTQVEKIEVDTAHFKGNYPDSISIQAADVTFGTDESLPTQAMFWQTLLPQQKTEMDKQHFYGQADLNDIGAVTHVKLNIHPDGGVSRLRIWGRPSEA, from the coding sequence ATGTCGCAAACGTATTTGCCCGACGGCCACATCGTGCAGGCCAAAGCAGTTGAGCTGCCCGATTTCGCCACCCGTTTTGTGAATCTGGCCGCCGCCGATTTCGGTGCGGAAGTATTGAATTGCTCCGACCAATGGTTTGCCGCCGCCGAGCGCATGTTGCAAAGTGCGCCGCCGGTGTTTGTGGTGGGCAAGTTTGACGATCACGGTAAATGGATGGACGGTTGGGAAACGCGCCGCAAGCGTTATGAAGGTTATGACTATGCGGTGGTGAAACTCGGCCTGCCGGGTGTGATTCGCGGCGTAGACATCGATACCAGCCATTTTACCGGCAATTTTCCGCCCGCCGCTTCGCTGGAAGCCTGCCGTTGCGAGGGCATGCCGTCTGAAAACACAAAATGGCAGACCATTGTGCCGTCGGTGGCTTTGCAGGGCGATTCGCATTGCTTTACGGCGGTCGACGATAACCGCGAGTGGACGCATGTGCGCCTGAATATTTATCCCGATGGCGGCGTGGCGCGGCTGCGCGTGTATGGTTTGCCGAAAGTGGATTGGCGCGCTTTGCCGCAGGATGAGCTTTACGAAACTTCCGCCGTGGCCAACGGCGGGCGCATCGTGGCGGTGAGCAATGCGCATTACGGCGTGCCGTTCCGCCTGAATATGCCGGGGCGCGGGGTAAATATGGGCGACGGCTGGGAAACCGCCCGCCGCCGCGTGCCGGGCAACGAATGGTGCATCATCGAATTGGGCTGCCGCACACAGGTGGAAAAAATCGAGGTGGATACTGCCCATTTTAAAGGCAATTATCCCGACAGCATCAGTATTCAGGCCGCCGATGTCACTTTCGGCACCGATGAATCGCTGCCCACGCAGGCGATGTTTTGGCAGACTTTGCTGCCGCAGCAAAAAACCGAAATGGACAAACAGCATTTTTACGGGCAAGCCGATTTAAACGATATCGGCGCGGTAACGCACGTGAAATTAAACATCCATCCCGACGGCGGCGTGAGCCGTTTGCGTATCTGGGGCAGGCCGTCTGAAGCATGA